One region of bacterium genomic DNA includes:
- a CDS encoding ABC transporter substrate-binding protein gives MSARPRRGLSRRELLRLVPGAALGATGALRPATPPAASAAAAAPRRGGTFKIPITANVTPWPPIGLIQNLMVNKSMFNGLVRYSPVDWTPQPDLAETWEISKDGLAWTFHLRKGVVWHDGRPFTADDVKFSLDLYADPKVNSILQGNLEPVAGIEAVNPTTVKVVTKQPYSSLIELLCYLTFMMPKHLLAGQEFSRTKFPDAFIRHPVGTGPFKFGEHIVGDHFTVVANDHYHEGRPYLDSVIYKVVRDLNSTVVQVKTGELDIAFPTVAQLPALESASNLYIIERGLMDYRFLGLNHTDPKFGKWFRDKRVRQALAYAINAKGIIGQVAKGRADRSNGPLPPALKAWFVKGAPVFEYDPDKAKRMLGEVGFKPGPDGVLAKDGEKFSFAFFSDQGQPEREQTSLIVQQNLKDIGVDAQFQTLEFNNFMQRERVTKEFSAVCFYYVTPATPDLHSYWQTGGSTNEWSYSNPEVDRMFRDGLSIFDPEKRREHYRKLYTLLAEEQPVVYIYHPHELQAVSKKVRGWARTDYRDALLYLNQVWVEA, from the coding sequence ATGTCTGCAAGGCCACGTCGCGGGCTCAGCCGACGCGAGCTGCTGCGGCTGGTCCCGGGCGCGGCGCTGGGGGCGACCGGGGCGCTCAGGCCGGCAACGCCGCCCGCGGCGTCGGCGGCCGCCGCGGCGCCCAGGCGCGGCGGGACGTTCAAGATCCCGATCACAGCCAACGTGACTCCGTGGCCGCCCATCGGCCTGATCCAGAACCTGATGGTCAACAAATCCATGTTCAACGGCCTGGTGCGGTACAGCCCGGTCGACTGGACGCCGCAGCCGGACTTGGCCGAGACGTGGGAGATCTCCAAAGATGGGTTGGCCTGGACTTTTCATCTGCGGAAGGGGGTCGTCTGGCACGACGGGAGGCCGTTTACCGCCGACGACGTGAAGTTTTCCCTCGACCTCTACGCCGATCCGAAGGTGAACAGCATCCTGCAGGGCAACCTCGAACCGGTCGCCGGGATCGAGGCGGTGAACCCGACCACGGTGAAGGTGGTGACCAAGCAGCCCTACTCATCGCTCATCGAGCTCTTGTGCTATCTCACGTTCATGATGCCCAAGCACCTGCTGGCCGGGCAGGAGTTCAGCCGGACGAAGTTCCCGGACGCCTTCATTCGACATCCGGTCGGAACCGGGCCGTTCAAGTTCGGTGAGCACATCGTGGGCGATCACTTCACCGTCGTCGCCAACGACCACTACCACGAGGGGCGCCCGTACCTCGACTCGGTGATTTACAAAGTCGTCCGGGACCTCAACTCCACCGTGGTCCAGGTCAAGACGGGCGAGCTCGACATTGCGTTCCCGACCGTGGCGCAGCTCCCCGCGCTGGAGAGCGCGTCGAACCTCTACATTATCGAGCGGGGGCTGATGGACTATCGATTCTTGGGGCTCAACCACACCGACCCGAAGTTCGGCAAGTGGTTCAGAGACAAGCGCGTCCGCCAGGCGCTGGCCTACGCGATCAACGCCAAGGGGATCATCGGCCAGGTTGCCAAGGGCCGGGCGGACCGAAGCAACGGCCCGCTCCCTCCCGCGCTCAAAGCCTGGTTCGTCAAGGGCGCGCCCGTCTTCGAGTACGATCCCGACAAGGCGAAGCGGATGCTCGGCGAGGTGGGCTTCAAACCCGGCCCGGACGGCGTCCTGGCGAAGGACGGCGAGAAGTTCTCCTTCGCGTTCTTCTCCGACCAGGGGCAGCCCGAGCGCGAGCAGACGTCGCTCATCGTCCAGCAGAACCTCAAAGATATCGGCGTCGACGCGCAGTTCCAGACGTTGGAGTTCAATAACTTCATGCAACGGGAGCGGGTGACGAAGGAGTTCTCGGCGGTGTGCTTCTACTACGTCACGCCGGCCACGCCGGATCTGCACTCCTATTGGCAGACCGGGGGATCGACCAACGAGTGGAGCTATTCGAACCCCGAGGTCGATCGGATGTTTCGGGATGGCTTGAGCATCTTCGATCCCGAGAAGCGCCGCGAGCACTACCGGAAGCTCTACACGTTGCTCGCGGAGGAGCAGCCCGTCGTCTACATCTACCATCCGCACGAGCTGCAGGCGGTGAGCAAGAAGGTGCGCGGCTGGGCTAGGACGGACTACCGCGACGCGTTGCTCTACCTCAACCAAGTGTGGGTCGAGGCGTAG
- a CDS encoding ABC transporter permease has protein sequence MQRYVITRIGHSIVLLVFVSILTFVLIHAAPGGPAILLAPEMSGEQIKQAARSLGLDQPLPIQYLRWLGNVARGRLGQSYGAGLPVLGLIVDRLPATLELVATGLLLSVAVGVLVGVVSAIHRYSLVDHLTTGVAFFGMSVPVFWLGIMLIIVFSISFRLLPSAGAYSLGASASVGDRLAHLVLPAVVLATANLAQIARYARSSMLEVLNAEFLRTARAKGVSARGVIYHHALRNALIPIVTVVALAVPRLVGGVAITESVFAWPGMGQLAVDSALQRDYPMIMGITLVVSTVVVLTNFLTDLSYLILDPRVELG, from the coding sequence GTGCAGCGGTACGTGATCACCCGGATCGGGCATTCGATCGTGCTCCTCGTGTTTGTGAGCATCCTGACCTTTGTCCTGATCCACGCGGCGCCGGGCGGGCCGGCGATCCTGCTGGCCCCGGAGATGTCGGGCGAGCAGATCAAACAGGCGGCGCGGAGCCTGGGTCTCGACCAGCCGCTGCCCATCCAGTACCTGCGCTGGTTGGGCAACGTCGCGCGCGGGCGCCTCGGCCAGTCCTATGGGGCCGGTCTGCCGGTGCTCGGCCTGATCGTCGATCGGTTGCCCGCCACCCTCGAACTTGTGGCGACCGGCCTGCTGTTATCGGTGGCCGTGGGAGTGCTCGTCGGTGTCGTGTCGGCCATTCATCGCTACTCCCTGGTCGACCATCTCACAACCGGTGTGGCGTTCTTCGGGATGTCGGTGCCGGTATTTTGGCTCGGCATCATGCTGATCATCGTGTTCTCTATCAGCTTCCGCCTGTTGCCGTCGGCGGGCGCCTATTCGTTGGGGGCGTCCGCATCGGTGGGGGATCGACTCGCGCATCTGGTGCTGCCCGCGGTCGTCCTCGCTACCGCGAATCTGGCGCAGATCGCCCGGTACGCCCGGTCGAGCATGCTGGAGGTCCTGAACGCCGAATTCTTGAGAACGGCGCGGGCCAAAGGCGTCTCCGCGCGGGGGGTGATCTACCATCACGCGCTGCGGAACGCCCTGATACCGATCGTGACCGTCGTCGCGCTGGCGGTCCCCCGCCTCGTCGGAGGGGTGGCGATCACCGAGAGCGTGTTTGCGTGGCCGGGGATGGGACAGCTGGCGGTCGACTCCGCCCTCCAGCGCGACTACCCGATGATCATGGGGATCACGCTCGTCGTCTCGACGGTGGTGGTCCTCACCAATTTCCTGACCGACCTCAGTTACCTGATCCTCGATCCCCGCGTGGAGCTCGGGTAA